One region of Candidatus Poribacteria bacterium genomic DNA includes:
- a CDS encoding phytanoyl-CoA dioxygenase family protein has translation MWRRKDASMPITDAMPELNRTLQFFSVENENPSTLTQAQIEHFNERGFISPLDVFSEAEMEDHRAYFDQLMEKALAAGMNSYSINGWHTTCPGIHDLITEGRILDYVQDLLGETLICWGTHYFCKLPGDVKQVSWHQDASYWPLSPSKTVTVWLAIDDASIENGAMTVIPKSHLHGQIAFEPSTVEEKNVLGQTVHGATQYGDSPFPFEMKAGQMSLHSDLLLHGSEPNTSDRRRCGLTMRFVPPEVRAANDWNQRAIVARGNDPSGHWVHNPRPAEDSIPER, from the coding sequence ATGTGGAGAAGAAAGGACGCTTCGATGCCAATTACGGATGCAATGCCGGAACTCAATCGAACACTTCAGTTTTTTTCCGTTGAAAACGAGAATCCATCGACCCTAACGCAAGCCCAAATCGAACACTTTAATGAACGAGGTTTCATCTCTCCGTTGGATGTCTTTTCTGAGGCGGAGATGGAGGATCACCGTGCCTATTTCGATCAGCTCATGGAGAAGGCATTGGCGGCAGGAATGAATAGTTATTCCATCAACGGATGGCATACCACCTGCCCCGGTATCCACGATCTGATTACTGAAGGCAGAATTCTCGATTACGTGCAAGATCTACTCGGTGAAACGCTCATCTGTTGGGGAACGCACTACTTCTGCAAGCTACCGGGCGATGTAAAGCAGGTGAGTTGGCATCAGGATGCTTCCTATTGGCCCCTCTCCCCAAGCAAAACCGTCACCGTATGGCTCGCGATTGACGATGCCTCAATCGAGAACGGTGCAATGACCGTTATCCCAAAATCGCACCTGCACGGGCAGATCGCATTCGAGCCGAGCACTGTTGAGGAAAAAAATGTGTTAGGTCAGACGGTGCATGGGGCAACACAATACGGCGACTCGCCTTTTCCATTCGAGATGAAAGCCGGGCAGATGTCGTTGCATTCGGACCTGCTATTGCACGGCTCCGAACCGAACACCTCAGATCGAAGGCGTTGTGGACTGACGATGCGGTTCGTGCCGCCTGAAGTCCGCGCCGCAAACGACTGGAATCAACGCGCGATTGTCGCCAGAGGTAACGATCCGAGCGGGCATTGGGTCCATAATCCGCGTCCAGCTGAGGATAGTATCCCAGAGCGGTAA
- a CDS encoding penicillin-binding protein activator LpoB, translated as MPKILTVKPFRYSLIIFTLFAGITIFSSCSTSKQVTRVDADTTIDLSGRWNDTDSRMVADDIIQDCLTHPWINDHGINSGAKPVVIVGGIRNKSMEHIPVATFITDIERAFINSGKVRTVSSASERGEIREERADQGEFSAIETVKRMGRELGADYMMTGEINTIEDREGGDQVIFYQTDLTLTNIETNEKIWIGNKKIKKFVGRDKFKM; from the coding sequence ATGCCTAAAATTTTGACAGTCAAACCTTTCAGATATAGCCTTATAATTTTTACGCTTTTCGCTGGGATCACAATTTTCAGCAGCTGTAGCACATCCAAACAGGTCACTCGTGTTGATGCCGATACCACAATCGATCTCTCTGGACGCTGGAACGATACCGATTCGCGTATGGTCGCCGATGACATCATTCAGGACTGCTTAACACACCCTTGGATTAATGATCACGGTATAAACAGCGGTGCGAAACCGGTTGTAATTGTTGGGGGTATCCGCAACAAGAGCATGGAACACATCCCTGTCGCTACGTTTATAACCGATATTGAGCGGGCTTTCATCAACTCCGGAAAAGTGCGGACTGTCTCAAGCGCAAGTGAACGGGGTGAAATTCGCGAAGAGCGCGCCGATCAAGGCGAATTCTCTGCAATCGAAACCGTTAAAAGGATGGGACGCGAACTCGGCGCTGATTACATGATGACTGGTGAAATCAATACCATCGAAGACCGTGAAGGGGGAGACCAAGTCATCTTCTATCAAACAGATCTGACGTTGACGAACATTGAGACTAACGAAAAGATTTGGATCGGCAATAAGAAAATCAAAAAGTTTGTCGGACGCGACAAGTTTAAAATGTAA
- a CDS encoding AAA family ATPase — MKTFETRGPVNAARNYVVKRTAELADFVARVKQGRYIVIFAPRQTGKTTFFQWALDALAAEGITYFLIQLDFEAYKNLTVSVFYGELYHDIREQIEKIFQKRGHVPSEALHQYLQGAQVTDHLSMLRFFTGLANLLSPQRVVIIIDEFDGIPESAVSDFLYSLRRIYLSGVDARCPYSLGIVGVKSITQLNYDRSISPFNIQDEFALPNFTLEQVQELLGQYTDAVGQPFAPEVIKALHTQTAGQPFLVNRFAQILTEELNILKTETIAMSQFSEAHTRLLRERNVNIQHLITNIRRNPRFETLLMGIVSRDRGVDFNLDNEFISELATYGILAEGTDGMCEVVNPIYQYRIMKAFQPLI, encoded by the coding sequence ATGAAAACTTTTGAGACTCGAGGCCCTGTAAATGCCGCGCGAAACTATGTTGTCAAGCGGACAGCGGAACTCGCTGATTTCGTCGCTCGCGTCAAACAGGGGCGCTACATTGTTATCTTTGCACCTCGACAGACAGGAAAAACAACCTTCTTCCAATGGGCATTAGATGCCCTTGCCGCCGAAGGTATCACGTACTTCCTTATCCAACTGGATTTTGAAGCATATAAAAACCTGACCGTCTCCGTTTTTTACGGTGAACTCTACCATGATATTCGTGAACAAATTGAAAAGATTTTCCAAAAACGCGGACACGTGCCATCGGAAGCACTCCATCAATATCTTCAAGGGGCCCAGGTAACCGATCATCTGTCAATGCTACGGTTCTTTACAGGACTCGCAAACCTGCTAAGCCCTCAGCGGGTTGTCATTATTATTGACGAGTTTGATGGTATCCCGGAATCTGCCGTCAGTGATTTTCTATATTCGCTCCGCCGCATCTATCTCTCTGGTGTAGACGCACGCTGCCCTTACAGCCTTGGCATCGTCGGTGTTAAAAGTATAACGCAACTTAACTATGACCGCTCTATCTCACCTTTCAATATTCAGGACGAGTTCGCCTTACCTAACTTTACACTTGAACAGGTGCAGGAACTTCTCGGACAGTATACCGATGCGGTCGGTCAACCCTTTGCTCCTGAAGTCATCAAAGCACTCCACACACAGACAGCCGGTCAACCCTTTCTTGTCAATCGGTTTGCACAGATTCTCACTGAGGAACTGAATATTCTAAAAACCGAGACAATTGCCATGTCACAATTTTCAGAGGCACACACACGGCTATTGAGAGAACGGAACGTTAACATTCAACATCTCATAACAAATATCCGAAGGAATCCACGTTTTGAAACCCTTCTGATGGGGATTGTTTCCCGGGATAGAGGCGTGGATTTTAATCTGGATAACGAATTTATTTCGGAGCTCGCTACTTACGGTATCCTCGCGGAAGGTACCGACGGGATGTGTGAGGTTGTCAACCCAATTTATCAGTATCGCATCATGAAAGCGTTCCAACCCCTGATAAA
- the thrS gene encoding threonine--tRNA ligase, which yields MREPNQPEDYLQRLRHSTAHIMAYAVQQLFPDGERTVKLAIGPPIENEFYYDMEVPRPITPEDFPEIEKHMKAMIKSNVPFQQETWAYDDARQWFGERDQKFKLELIDGISDREVSATDEGVDEAGVSIYHNGDFTDLCKGPHVEKTSECRYFKLLRVSGAYWRGDSNREQLQRIYGTAWETKADLQAYLTQREEAAKRDHRKLGRELELFQMHPEAPGSAFWLPKGALIYNILSEKVRKLYLSEGYQEVRTPLIYDSSLWQTSGHWEHFKEDMFLVENEEGEATSALKPMNCPAHMLIYKSVRHSYRDLPYRLFDQGVLHRNEATGTLTGLSRVRQLCQDDGHIFVEEKDIANEYERILGLFQRIYGTFDLPFRCDFSTRNPEKFMGDIEVWNRAETLLEDVLKNNQIEYSLDPGEAAFYGPKLDFQVRDSLNRDVQCATVQLDFQLPERFDLTYIAPDGSEKRPVVIHRAICGSFERFIAMLIEHYAGAFPTWLSPVQCVVMTISQRFVDYGTEVEQLLSQKGCRVVLDNSDDKIGAKIRQARLQRVPYMLIIGGREQENRTVSVRSREEGNIGAMALDTFVDKIVKEADLDF from the coding sequence ATGCGTGAACCCAATCAACCTGAAGATTATCTACAACGCTTACGTCATTCGACCGCGCACATCATGGCGTATGCTGTCCAACAACTATTCCCTGATGGCGAACGGACCGTTAAACTCGCAATCGGACCCCCGATAGAGAACGAGTTCTATTACGATATGGAGGTGCCGCGCCCCATCACACCCGAAGATTTCCCCGAAATCGAAAAGCACATGAAGGCGATGATTAAATCCAATGTGCCGTTCCAGCAAGAGACGTGGGCTTATGACGATGCCCGCCAGTGGTTCGGCGAACGCGATCAGAAATTCAAACTCGAATTAATCGACGGGATTTCGGATCGTGAAGTGAGCGCTACCGATGAGGGTGTTGATGAAGCAGGCGTTTCCATTTACCACAACGGTGATTTCACAGACCTTTGCAAGGGTCCACATGTTGAAAAAACAAGCGAATGCCGGTATTTCAAACTGCTCCGTGTTTCAGGAGCCTATTGGCGCGGTGATAGCAACCGTGAGCAGTTGCAACGAATTTACGGCACTGCATGGGAGACCAAAGCCGACCTTCAGGCATACTTGACACAACGCGAAGAAGCCGCTAAACGCGACCATCGTAAACTCGGACGCGAACTGGAACTTTTCCAAATGCATCCCGAAGCCCCGGGCAGTGCGTTTTGGCTTCCCAAAGGCGCGCTCATTTATAATATCCTCTCGGAAAAGGTGCGGAAACTCTATCTCAGTGAAGGCTATCAGGAGGTGCGGACACCGCTCATCTACGATAGCAGTCTCTGGCAAACCTCTGGACATTGGGAACATTTTAAAGAAGATATGTTCCTCGTCGAAAATGAAGAGGGTGAGGCAACAAGCGCGCTCAAACCGATGAACTGTCCGGCACACATGTTAATCTATAAAAGTGTCCGCCACAGTTATCGCGATCTACCTTATCGCCTGTTCGATCAAGGGGTGCTGCATCGCAACGAAGCCACCGGGACGTTGACCGGCTTGTCGCGGGTTCGTCAACTCTGTCAAGATGACGGACACATCTTCGTTGAGGAGAAGGACATCGCTAATGAATACGAGCGGATCCTCGGGCTCTTCCAACGTATCTACGGCACTTTCGATCTGCCGTTCCGATGCGATTTTAGTACACGTAACCCTGAGAAATTCATGGGCGATATAGAGGTCTGGAATCGCGCCGAAACCCTACTTGAAGATGTGTTGAAAAACAACCAGATCGAGTATAGTCTCGATCCTGGGGAAGCGGCATTCTACGGTCCTAAACTCGATTTTCAGGTCCGGGATTCACTCAACCGAGATGTCCAGTGCGCTACTGTGCAACTCGATTTCCAACTACCTGAACGATTTGACCTCACCTATATCGCACCAGATGGGTCTGAAAAGCGTCCTGTGGTCATCCATCGCGCAATTTGTGGGAGTTTTGAACGCTTTATCGCGATGCTGATTGAGCATTACGCCGGCGCATTTCCGACATGGCTCTCCCCTGTCCAGTGTGTTGTGATGACAATCAGTCAACGCTTCGTTGATTACGGCACAGAGGTCGAACAACTTCTGTCACAAAAAGGCTGTCGTGTCGTATTGGACAATAGCGATGATAAGATTGGCGCGAAGATCCGTCAAGCCCGCTTGCAACGTGTGCCTTACATGTTAATTATCGGTGGACGTGAACAGGAAAACCGCACGGTCAGCGTCCGCAGCCGAGAGGAAGGCAACATCGGTGCAATGGCACTTGATACTTTCGTCGATAAAATTGTTAAAGAAGCCGACCTTGATTTTTAA
- a CDS encoding aminotransferase class III-fold pyridoxal phosphate-dependent enzyme, whose product MHTILERYQKTFAKDREMSDAANHLFPDGVTHDGRYMSPFPVYITRADGSKKWGLEDKQFIDYWAGHGALLLGHNPPEVVEAVTTQMHRGTHYGACHPLEMEWGSLVTQLIPSAERVRFVSSGTEATLMAIRLARTYTGKNKVLKFAGHFHGWHDSVILGAYPPFDMNVPGIPEEVRNTTLLCPPNDIDAVETLLKTDKDIACIILEPTGASFGIVPTNGTFLKQLREVTEAHGVLLIFDEVITGFRVAPGGAQAHYNVTPDMTTLAKILAGGLPGGALAGKTEVLELISMKSERDGLKMPHPGTFNANPLSAAAGIAMLNIIKTGEPHKQANHTAARLRTELNGVIDDYELDWVVYGEFSGIKLLVGHGEKGMRTSDFDPYTWEYRKLKGSSDADLLIRLRCGLLLNGIDLASNGGMTTAAHTEEDVTETVAAFAQTLEWLKAEKAL is encoded by the coding sequence ATGCACACTATTTTAGAACGCTACCAAAAAACTTTTGCAAAAGATCGAGAAATGTCCGATGCCGCAAATCATCTGTTCCCGGATGGTGTAACGCACGATGGACGTTATATGTCGCCCTTTCCGGTTTATATCACGCGTGCCGATGGCTCGAAAAAATGGGGACTTGAAGACAAACAGTTTATTGATTATTGGGCGGGACACGGTGCCCTACTCCTTGGACATAATCCACCGGAAGTTGTGGAAGCAGTGACGACACAGATGCATCGCGGAACCCACTACGGCGCATGCCATCCGCTGGAGATGGAATGGGGTTCGCTCGTCACACAACTGATACCTTCAGCGGAACGCGTCCGGTTCGTTAGTTCCGGGACGGAGGCGACGCTGATGGCGATCCGACTTGCACGCACGTATACCGGTAAGAATAAGGTGCTGAAATTTGCCGGACATTTCCACGGTTGGCACGACAGTGTCATCTTAGGGGCATACCCGCCTTTCGATATGAACGTCCCGGGTATCCCAGAAGAGGTGCGTAATACAACGCTATTATGTCCACCGAACGACATTGATGCTGTTGAGACGCTGTTAAAAACGGACAAAGACATCGCCTGTATCATCCTTGAACCAACAGGGGCATCCTTCGGTATTGTCCCTACGAACGGCACATTTTTGAAGCAACTTCGTGAGGTGACAGAGGCACACGGTGTGCTGCTGATTTTCGACGAGGTTATCACAGGATTTCGGGTCGCACCCGGTGGTGCACAGGCACATTACAACGTCACGCCGGATATGACAACACTCGCAAAGATTTTGGCGGGTGGGCTCCCCGGTGGCGCGCTTGCCGGTAAAACCGAAGTTCTTGAACTCATTTCGATGAAGTCGGAACGCGACGGCTTGAAAATGCCGCATCCTGGCACCTTTAATGCAAATCCGCTCTCCGCCGCCGCGGGCATTGCTATGCTCAACATTATCAAGACAGGCGAACCGCATAAACAGGCGAATCACACCGCAGCTCGTCTCCGAACCGAACTGAACGGTGTCATTGATGACTATGAACTCGACTGGGTGGTTTACGGCGAATTTTCGGGAATTAAACTGCTCGTTGGACACGGTGAAAAGGGGATGCGCACGTCAGATTTCGATCCATACACCTGGGAGTATCGGAAACTGAAAGGGAGTAGCGACGCCGACCTGCTGATCCGTCTCCGGTGTGGTCTACTGCTCAACGGGATTGATCTCGCCAGTAACGGTGGAATGACGACCGCAGCACACACAGAGGAAGACGTTACAGAAACGGTTGCGGCGTTTGCGCAGACGCTTGAATGGCTGAAGGCGGAGAAAGCGTTGTAA
- the argJ gene encoding bifunctional glutamate N-acetyltransferase/amino-acid acetyltransferase ArgJ gives MKQIDGGITAVAGIRAAGLHAGIKAADAKDVALIVTDAPAPAAGVFTKNSVTAAPVIVCREHLSDGCAQAVIVNSGNANACTGEVGMANARRMATATAEQLGIDANLVLVSSTGVIGQQLPMDTIENGIQAVASALSSEGGADAAEAIMTTDTHPKSVAVEIEVGDTPVRIGGIAKGSGMIAPNMATMLSYLTTDARINTETLQTALNRVVDDTYNLLTVDTDRSTNDTVLILATGHAENAEIVKADGKDYEAFCEGLLFVCTELVKMLARDGEGATKLVEVIVKHAKNRDDAEKAARAVAESPLVKTAVFANDANWGRIMMAIGKSGAEFDPYQVDVYLADYRLVKNGMDAGYDEDKATALFAQDPVRITIDLRAGDTEITMWTCDYSYDYIRINADYRT, from the coding sequence ATGAAACAGATAGATGGCGGAATCACCGCAGTTGCTGGGATTCGCGCAGCAGGTCTTCATGCAGGCATTAAAGCCGCAGACGCAAAGGACGTGGCACTCATCGTTACCGATGCACCCGCGCCTGCCGCTGGCGTCTTCACAAAAAATAGCGTCACCGCAGCCCCCGTGATTGTCTGCCGCGAGCATCTCAGCGACGGGTGCGCACAAGCCGTTATTGTCAATAGCGGCAACGCCAACGCCTGCACCGGCGAAGTTGGCATGGCAAACGCACGACGGATGGCGACTGCAACCGCTGAACAACTCGGTATAGATGCAAACCTTGTTCTCGTCTCTTCTACAGGTGTTATTGGACAGCAATTGCCGATGGACACAATCGAAAACGGCATCCAAGCCGTTGCAAGCGCACTGAGTAGTGAAGGCGGTGCTGATGCCGCTGAAGCGATTATGACAACGGATACACATCCGAAATCTGTCGCCGTGGAGATCGAAGTCGGCGATACACCCGTGAGGATCGGCGGGATTGCAAAAGGTTCTGGGATGATTGCGCCCAATATGGCGACGATGCTCTCCTATCTGACAACAGATGCCCGAATCAACACCGAAACGCTCCAAACCGCCTTAAATCGTGTCGTAGACGACACCTACAACCTCTTAACCGTTGACACCGATCGCAGCACAAACGATACGGTGCTGATCCTCGCGACCGGACACGCTGAAAACGCCGAGATTGTTAAAGCAGATGGGAAAGATTACGAAGCGTTTTGTGAAGGACTCCTGTTCGTCTGCACTGAATTGGTGAAGATGCTCGCCCGTGATGGTGAGGGTGCGACGAAACTCGTTGAAGTGATCGTCAAACACGCCAAAAATCGGGACGACGCTGAAAAAGCGGCGCGTGCCGTTGCGGAATCACCGCTTGTCAAGACCGCGGTTTTCGCCAACGACGCAAATTGGGGACGGATTATGATGGCGATCGGGAAATCGGGTGCGGAATTCGACCCGTATCAGGTGGATGTCTATCTTGCGGATTATCGACTCGTCAAAAATGGGATGGACGCTGGCTACGATGAAGACAAAGCCACGGCTCTATTCGCACAAGACCCCGTGCGTATCACGATTGATCTCCGTGCCGGTGATACAGAGATAACCATGTGGACGTGCGATTATTCCTACGACTATATCCGAATCAACGCCGATTATCGGACATAA
- a CDS encoding alpha-ketoacid dehydrogenase subunit beta: MRTITYRDALKEALVEEMERDDAVFLMGEDIAEYGGAYKVTDGLFQDFGKDRIRNTPISEAAIIGTALGAAVTGMRPVAELMYIDFTAVGMDQIVNQVAKIRYMVGGQLDVPLVIRTQGGAGRSSAAQHAQSLEAWFVHIPGLLVVMPSTPYDAKGLLKTAIRDDNPIMFIEHKLLYTEEGEIPDEEYTIPLGVADVKREGEDITILATSRMVLNALIAADTLAAEGISAEIIDPRTLMPLDKDSILDSVKKTNRLLIAHEAVGRAGFGAEIAALVVREAFDYLDAPIERVAAVPVPVPFAPVMENFVIPNAEQIADAARKLVRYEI, translated from the coding sequence ATGAGGACAATTACGTATCGCGACGCGCTCAAGGAAGCACTCGTAGAGGAGATGGAACGCGATGATGCCGTCTTTTTGATGGGTGAGGATATCGCTGAATACGGCGGTGCCTACAAAGTGACGGACGGACTGTTCCAAGACTTTGGGAAAGACCGAATCCGAAACACACCGATCTCGGAAGCCGCTATCATCGGAACTGCACTCGGTGCCGCGGTTACAGGAATGCGTCCCGTTGCGGAGTTGATGTATATCGACTTCACAGCGGTAGGCATGGACCAGATCGTGAACCAAGTGGCAAAAATCCGTTATATGGTGGGCGGTCAGTTAGATGTGCCGCTCGTGATTCGGACGCAGGGCGGTGCGGGGCGATCCTCCGCAGCGCAACACGCCCAGAGTCTTGAAGCGTGGTTCGTGCATATTCCCGGACTACTCGTCGTCATGCCCTCTACACCCTACGATGCGAAAGGTTTGCTGAAAACAGCCATCCGAGACGACAATCCGATTATGTTTATTGAGCACAAACTCCTCTATACAGAGGAGGGGGAGATCCCTGACGAGGAATACACAATTCCGTTGGGTGTCGCGGATGTCAAACGTGAGGGTGAAGATATTACGATTCTTGCGACATCACGGATGGTCTTGAACGCACTTATTGCCGCCGATACACTTGCTGCTGAGGGTATCTCTGCTGAAATCATCGATCCGAGGACGTTGATGCCACTTGACAAGGACAGTATTCTGGACTCTGTGAAGAAAACGAATCGGTTGCTTATCGCACACGAAGCGGTCGGTAGAGCAGGATTCGGGGCAGAGATCGCCGCGCTGGTCGTGCGGGAGGCGTTTGACTATCTCGATGCGCCGATTGAGCGGGTCGCGGCGGTCCCGGTACCTGTCCCCTTCGCACCGGTCATGGAAAATTTCGTCATCCCGAATGCAGAGCAGATTGCGGATGCAGCACGGAAACTTGTGCGTTATGAAATCTAA
- a CDS encoding Uma2 family endonuclease: MTRSENRGSLGSAPTQESQLYPDTDGKPMAVSDDHRRVLTRILQLLEQFFRETPEVYVSGDLLMYYLQDDPRKVVAPDVLVSFGIGQKRRRTYLVWEEGKTPDFVMEMASETTYQNDLTAKMSLYADLGIPEYFLCDIEGLYLPSPLMGFTLVDGVYQPIRASSGGSVHSSILGLDFHLHLDDLRLYNPVTQQWVLTPEAAAEARADQEASARQQASARADRESARADQESARADQESARADREAVTRQQASARAEAAEAEVAALRAELARLRDTS, from the coding sequence ATGACAAGGTCTGAAAATCGGGGGAGCCTCGGTTCCGCACCGACCCAAGAAAGTCAACTGTATCCAGATACGGATGGCAAACCTATGGCAGTAAGTGACGATCACAGACGCGTCCTGACGCGGATCCTTCAGTTACTTGAGCAGTTTTTTCGTGAGACTCCAGAAGTGTATGTCTCTGGGGATCTACTGATGTATTATCTTCAGGACGACCCCCGCAAAGTCGTTGCCCCCGATGTTCTCGTCTCTTTCGGCATTGGACAGAAGCGGCGGCGGACGTATCTCGTCTGGGAGGAGGGGAAAACGCCCGATTTTGTGATGGAGATGGCGAGTGAAACGACTTATCAGAATGACTTGACAGCGAAGATGTCACTTTATGCCGATTTAGGGATACCGGAGTATTTCTTGTGTGATATAGAGGGTTTATACTTACCGTCCCCGCTGATGGGTTTTACGTTAGTAGATGGCGTTTATCAACCGATTCGTGCCTCGTCAGGTGGGAGTGTTCATTCTTCTATTCTCGGTTTGGATTTTCACCTGCATCTTGACGATTTACGACTTTATAATCCTGTCACACAGCAATGGGTTCTGACACCTGAAGCGGCCGCTGAAGCGCGTGCCGACCAAGAAGCGAGTGCCCGCCAACAGGCATCCGCACGGGCGGACCGGGAGTCCGCACGGGCGGACCAGGAATCTGCACGAGCCGACCAGGAATCTGCACGAGCCGACCGAGAAGCGGTCACACGCCAGCAAGCGTCTGCGCGCGCCGAGGCAGCCGAGGCGGAAGTCGCAGCGCTGCGCGCCGAACTCGCCCGCCTACGGGACACCTCCTAA